In Halorhabdus rudnickae, the following proteins share a genomic window:
- a CDS encoding ABC transporter ATP-binding protein, with protein sequence MTLDIRHLAFAYDDERVLDGINLTAESGELLGLLGPNGSGKSTLLECCNRLLEPDSGTVSLGGTSVGDLVADERARRIGYVPQAESRAFPASVFETILQGRRPHGGWTPSDSDRAAVEATIDRLDLDGLATRNVGDLSGGQRQKVCLGRALVGDPSVLLLDEPTSALDLKHRLDVMDRILGEVRDGVAGLIAIHDLNLAARYCDRVALLSDGRVYAVGEPDVLTPETVRAVYDVEASVREHGDRRLVVPESPVDREPGGSPALDRPADTSVAGEPVATDD encoded by the coding sequence GTGACACTCGACATTCGGCATTTGGCGTTTGCCTACGACGACGAACGTGTCCTCGACGGGATCAACCTCACGGCCGAATCGGGCGAACTGCTCGGTCTCCTCGGGCCAAACGGGTCCGGGAAGAGTACGCTCTTAGAGTGCTGTAATCGGCTGCTGGAGCCTGATTCGGGAACCGTCTCCCTCGGCGGTACCTCCGTCGGCGACCTCGTGGCCGACGAACGGGCCCGTCGAATCGGATACGTCCCGCAGGCGGAATCCCGGGCGTTTCCGGCCTCGGTCTTCGAGACGATCCTGCAGGGACGACGGCCCCACGGTGGATGGACGCCGAGCGATAGCGACCGGGCGGCCGTCGAGGCGACGATCGATCGACTCGACCTCGACGGACTGGCGACCCGAAACGTGGGCGACCTCTCCGGGGGGCAGCGTCAGAAGGTCTGCCTCGGGCGGGCGCTCGTGGGCGATCCGTCGGTCCTGTTGCTCGACGAGCCGACAAGCGCGCTCGACCTGAAACACCGCCTGGATGTCATGGACCGCATCCTCGGTGAAGTCCGAGACGGGGTTGCGGGCTTGATCGCAATTCACGACCTGAACCTGGCGGCCCGCTACTGCGATCGGGTTGCGCTCCTCTCAGACGGCCGGGTCTACGCCGTGGGCGAACCAGACGTACTCACGCCCGAGACAGTCCGGGCGGTCTACGACGTCGAGGCAAGCGTCCGCGAGCACGGCGATCGGCGACTTGTCGTCCCCGAATCGCCGGTCGATCGCGAACCCGGGGGTTCACCAGCGCTGGACCGACCGGCTGACACCTCCGTGGCGGGCGAACCGGTGGCGACTGACGACTAA
- the tsaA gene encoding tRNA (N6-threonylcarbamoyladenosine(37)-N6)-methyltransferase TrmO has protein sequence MDDPLTQIGTVHSAFEEPADPDEMRSRESTIVVDPDYEAGLYRIEDTDHLKIVFFLHEADEPTLRGPRRYGVERGTFACRSPNRPSPIGTTTVELLERDGRQLRVSGLDAIDGTPVLDIKPYAPSLDQPDTVDEDRRTTPRGRVERAIRNRSHRELLLRTGEIHGHLCPYLALGVMAGVHAMRELGATSEGMEDLVAVVETNSCFADGVQYVTGCTFGNNALIYRDYGKTAVTLVSRDDPDDGVRIHVREREGIIERDYPEASELFERVVSEREGTPVERERLDERWAEVAFDLIERPIFDCCDVETGVSVALPEKAPIFEDAVCSDCGEQVMAPKTVERDGEQYCRGCVDVPYCHLDGRGLSRIEASESSIGHPQ, from the coding sequence ATGGATGACCCCCTGACACAGATCGGGACGGTGCACAGCGCCTTCGAGGAACCAGCCGATCCGGACGAGATGCGTTCTCGGGAGAGTACGATCGTCGTCGATCCCGACTACGAGGCGGGCCTCTACCGGATCGAGGACACCGACCACCTCAAGATCGTCTTTTTCCTCCACGAGGCCGACGAGCCGACGCTCCGGGGTCCCCGGCGCTATGGCGTCGAACGCGGGACCTTCGCCTGCCGAAGTCCCAATCGACCGAGTCCGATCGGGACCACGACCGTCGAGTTACTTGAGCGAGACGGCCGGCAACTGCGCGTCTCCGGTCTCGACGCTATCGACGGGACGCCCGTGCTTGACATCAAGCCTTACGCGCCGAGTTTAGACCAACCGGACACCGTGGACGAAGACCGCCGTACAACCCCCCGTGGGCGAGTCGAACGGGCGATTCGCAATCGTAGCCACAGGGAACTTCTGCTCCGTACCGGCGAGATCCACGGGCATTTGTGTCCGTATCTCGCGCTGGGTGTGATGGCCGGGGTCCACGCGATGCGGGAACTCGGGGCGACCAGCGAGGGGATGGAGGATCTTGTGGCCGTCGTCGAGACGAACAGTTGCTTCGCCGACGGTGTCCAGTACGTGACGGGCTGTACGTTCGGGAATAATGCGCTGATCTATCGTGATTACGGCAAGACTGCTGTGACGCTCGTCTCACGGGACGACCCCGACGACGGCGTCCGAATCCACGTCCGCGAGCGCGAGGGGATCATCGAGCGGGACTATCCCGAGGCCAGCGAGTTGTTCGAGCGGGTCGTCAGCGAGCGTGAGGGGACGCCCGTGGAGCGTGAGCGCCTCGACGAACGGTGGGCCGAGGTTGCGTTCGACCTGATCGAGCGCCCAATCTTTGACTGCTGTGACGTCGAGACGGGCGTGTCGGTCGCCCTCCCCGAGAAGGCGCCGATCTTCGAGGACGCCGTCTGTTCTGATTGTGGGGAGCAGGTCATGGCTCCCAAAACGGTCGAGCGCGACGGCGAGCAATACTGTCGGGGGTGTGTCGACGTGCCGTACTGCCACCTGGACGGGCGCGGACTGAGTCGAATCGAGGCTTCTGAATCCTCTATCGGCCACCCACAGTAA
- a CDS encoding MFS transporter, whose amino-acid sequence MERIRASRRASWSPSRQTLILASVAGGWFFTFGLRFALPGILPTITASFPDATETQAGIAVTVLWASYGIMQFPAGIAADRIGERRVLVASLVLAALGLFAFSFTPTFSLFVVATGTFGAATGLYGPPRGTLLTRTFPKHADRALGITLALGSIGAAALPAIAAVLVAGLGWRATLGLAIPGFLLASIGVYVAVGAKQTDGGKGANQSAVEQGQDREGPSIASVLVSAGRAITNRQTALAILAAIVMYFGFQGITALLTTYLVTEKGFTQPDAGLLFGLLFLVGALTQWLAGRFADRRRSARVLAAIAFVSVFPLLGLVAFDSRLLVAASTVTIGIRMGFAPVSNAFIIDLLPDDVAGTAWGGVRTALFVVSAFGSTFVGVLAAEDYFDEAILLLALFTAGAAVLYLALPTCCPRTFLADCLDRGS is encoded by the coding sequence GTGGAACGGATCCGGGCCTCTCGTCGGGCGTCGTGGTCACCGAGTCGACAGACGCTGATACTCGCGAGTGTCGCCGGCGGCTGGTTTTTCACGTTCGGTTTGCGTTTTGCTCTTCCGGGCATCTTGCCGACGATCACTGCTTCGTTCCCTGATGCGACCGAAACGCAGGCGGGGATCGCAGTGACTGTACTCTGGGCAAGTTACGGTATCATGCAGTTTCCGGCGGGCATCGCGGCCGACCGGATCGGCGAGCGCCGGGTCCTCGTTGCGAGTCTCGTCTTGGCCGCGCTCGGGTTGTTCGCGTTTTCGTTCACGCCGACATTCTCCCTGTTTGTCGTCGCGACGGGGACGTTCGGTGCGGCCACTGGCCTGTATGGCCCGCCTCGGGGGACGCTCCTCACGCGGACGTTTCCGAAACACGCAGACCGGGCACTGGGAATCACGCTCGCCCTCGGGAGTATCGGTGCCGCAGCCCTTCCCGCGATCGCGGCCGTACTTGTCGCCGGATTGGGGTGGCGGGCCACACTTGGACTCGCTATTCCTGGCTTCCTGCTCGCTTCTATCGGTGTCTACGTTGCTGTCGGCGCAAAGCAGACCGACGGGGGGAAAGGCGCAAATCAGTCCGCCGTCGAGCAAGGCCAGGACCGTGAGGGACCGTCGATTGCGAGCGTCCTCGTCTCGGCGGGCCGTGCGATCACCAATCGCCAGACTGCGCTCGCCATCCTGGCGGCGATCGTGATGTACTTCGGCTTTCAGGGAATTACGGCCCTCCTGACGACCTATCTCGTCACCGAGAAAGGATTTACACAGCCCGACGCGGGCCTTCTGTTCGGATTGCTCTTCCTCGTCGGCGCACTGACACAGTGGCTCGCCGGTCGTTTTGCCGACCGTCGGCGATCGGCTCGCGTCCTCGCAGCCATCGCCTTCGTGAGCGTGTTCCCACTGTTGGGACTGGTCGCCTTCGATAGCCGACTTCTCGTTGCGGCCAGTACCGTTACGATCGGCATTCGCATGGGATTCGCACCTGTCTCGAACGCGTTCATTATCGACTTGCTCCCCGACGACGTTGCTGGCACTGCCTGGGGCGGTGTCCGTACGGCATTGTTTGTCGTGAGTGCGTTCGGTTCCACCTTCGTCGGCGTCCTGGCTGCCGAGGACTACTTCGACGAAGCCATCCTCTTGTTGGCCCTTTTTACCGCTG